In the genome of Rhodoplanes sp. Z2-YC6860, one region contains:
- a CDS encoding M20 aminoacylase family protein: MPIVNRVADLHDEIKGWRHDLHAHPEILFDVHRTADVVAEKLKSFGCDDVVTGIGRTGVVGVIRGRKGGSQRTIGLRADMDALPITEATGLSYASKNDGKMHACGHDGHTAMLLGAAKYLAETRNFDGTAVVIFQPAEEGGGGGREMVKDGMMDRFKVEEVYGMHNYPGIPLGEFAIRSGPMMAAADRIYIDIEGLGGHAARPHTSIDTVVVGAAIINQLQTIVSRNVDPLESAVISITQFHAGTADNIIPQTAQLRGTARSLTEATRDIVEKRVREVVEGTAKLYGAKATLTYKRDYPVTRNHDRQTSFAAEVAANVVGKDRVDTGTPPVMGAEDFSFMLESRPGAFIFVGNGDSAGLHHPQYNFNDEIIPVGTSYWVKLVETALRG, encoded by the coding sequence ATGCCGATCGTTAACCGCGTCGCCGACCTGCACGACGAGATCAAGGGCTGGCGGCATGACCTTCACGCGCACCCTGAAATTCTGTTCGATGTGCACCGCACCGCGGACGTCGTCGCCGAGAAGCTGAAGAGCTTCGGCTGCGACGACGTCGTCACCGGCATCGGCCGTACCGGGGTGGTCGGTGTGATCCGTGGCAGGAAGGGCGGCAGCCAGCGGACCATCGGCTTGCGCGCCGACATGGATGCACTGCCGATCACGGAAGCCACCGGCCTGTCCTACGCCTCGAAGAACGACGGCAAGATGCATGCTTGCGGCCACGACGGCCACACCGCGATGCTGCTCGGCGCTGCCAAATACCTCGCCGAGACCCGCAACTTCGATGGCACGGCTGTCGTGATCTTCCAGCCGGCCGAGGAGGGCGGCGGTGGCGGCCGCGAGATGGTCAAGGACGGCATGATGGACCGCTTCAAGGTCGAAGAGGTCTACGGCATGCACAACTATCCGGGCATTCCACTCGGCGAGTTTGCCATCCGCTCCGGCCCGATGATGGCGGCGGCCGACCGCATCTATATCGACATCGAAGGATTGGGCGGGCATGCGGCGCGGCCGCATACGTCGATCGATACGGTCGTGGTGGGGGCCGCGATCATCAACCAGCTGCAGACCATCGTGTCGCGCAATGTCGACCCGCTTGAGTCAGCGGTGATATCGATCACCCAGTTCCATGCGGGCACCGCCGACAACATAATCCCTCAGACCGCGCAGCTGCGCGGCACAGCGCGGAGCCTGACCGAGGCCACGCGTGACATCGTCGAGAAGCGCGTCCGCGAGGTGGTGGAGGGTACCGCCAAGCTCTACGGCGCCAAGGCCACGCTCACCTACAAGCGCGACTACCCGGTGACCCGCAACCACGACCGCCAGACGTCATTTGCCGCCGAAGTCGCGGCCAACGTGGTCGGCAAGGATCGGGTCGACACCGGAACGCCGCCGGTGATGGGTGCCGAGGATTTCTCGTTCATGCTGGAAAGTCGGCCGGGCGCCTTCATCTTCGTCGGTAACGGCGACAGCGCGGGGCTGCATCACCCGCAGTATAACTTCAACGACGAGATCATCCCGGTCGGGACATCGTATTGGGTGAAGCTCGTCGAGACCGCGCTGCGCGGTTAG
- a CDS encoding glycosyltransferase, whose product MRFVALVGVVAVACLHAGAWSLSRDVIGAPGFRGQLPSVSYTPFNGCASSEDEDGQKEKAKKAAAGENKSSFVQDLFPKPEVAAKPDPNACQPDQIRADLQAIAPYTRVIRTYSATRGMELVPQIAQEFGLRVSLGAWLGTDADRNEREIQSVIDLARKNRNIESIVVGNETIYTNTTIPVANLALGSDKDRDNKDAEASLLREETERLNEARTDQEKQWAKDENNVQRLIKVIQRVRRDTGLPVTTGEIQSQWAYHPSLAAAVDFIGAHILPYWESVSANQAVDFAVKIYGELGQAYPGKRIVIAEFGWPSAGPNRNDALPDSLTQAAVLRNFVNRADELGIEYNIIEAYDQPWKARTEGGVGPYWGFLDASRQPKFSWTGPIHNPDHWKLTTIAVAIGVLLSLPILALAAATFGQAVLLATAANIAGAWLAILFAYWNGHYFVPGAAFAFGLAMALLVPMIFVALTRIEDIAAIAFGGKPARLVTAPPVVPDLPNPPKVSIHIPAYREPPEMLKLTLDSVARLNYPNFECVLVINNTPDPAMWQPVEEHCKKLGERFKFIREDKLEGFKAGALRLALTRTAEDAEIIGILDADYTVQADWLKDLVPLFTDPKVGLVQAPQDHRDANRSVMHEAMNGEYAGFFDIGMVQRNEHNAIVTHGTMCLIRREAMIAAGNWSSDTICEDTDLGLTILELGWTSHYTNRRYGHGLLPDSYQGYKRQRDRWAYGGFQIMKKHWRRFLPGRSNLTSEQKREFLLGWMGWLGAESIGVLMAALNLIWIILAPPLWLAYDYLQGRPIKGFWTEIHGKVVAVVPDQVLTLPILTTFAVAVIHFVSLYRLRVSIKPRQMLSSVIAAMALQWSVARAVGTGIVKDGLPFVVTAKGGATRRRSEFPAFWEAVLGTLLITIAILLYVTNFNRVYQANLFAAALAVQALPFLSSVAMALLERSRINEFAFWRGLENIVIDMRPRRSAIAAQPAPAPVPAEERRVIEPTH is encoded by the coding sequence ATGCGCTTCGTCGCTCTTGTCGGCGTTGTGGCCGTGGCGTGTTTGCATGCCGGGGCATGGTCTCTCTCTCGCGATGTGATCGGGGCACCAGGCTTTCGCGGGCAATTGCCCAGCGTGTCCTACACGCCGTTCAATGGCTGCGCCTCTTCGGAGGACGAAGACGGCCAAAAGGAAAAGGCAAAGAAAGCTGCCGCGGGCGAGAACAAGTCTTCGTTCGTGCAAGACCTCTTCCCGAAACCGGAAGTCGCCGCCAAGCCAGACCCGAACGCTTGCCAACCCGATCAAATCCGGGCCGACCTGCAGGCGATCGCCCCCTATACCCGGGTGATCCGAACCTATTCGGCGACGCGCGGTATGGAGCTCGTTCCGCAGATCGCTCAGGAGTTCGGCCTGCGGGTGTCTCTCGGCGCTTGGCTTGGCACCGACGCGGACCGCAACGAGCGCGAGATCCAGTCGGTCATCGACCTGGCCCGGAAGAACCGGAACATCGAAAGCATCGTCGTCGGCAACGAGACGATCTACACCAACACGACGATCCCGGTGGCCAATCTGGCTCTCGGCTCCGACAAGGACCGGGACAACAAGGACGCCGAAGCCAGTCTCCTTCGTGAGGAGACCGAGCGGCTTAACGAGGCTCGGACCGATCAGGAGAAGCAATGGGCCAAGGACGAGAACAACGTCCAGCGGCTCATCAAGGTGATTCAACGGGTTCGGCGCGACACTGGGCTGCCGGTCACGACCGGTGAAATCCAGAGCCAATGGGCTTATCACCCTTCGCTTGCTGCGGCCGTCGACTTTATCGGCGCGCACATCTTGCCGTATTGGGAGAGCGTATCGGCGAACCAGGCTGTCGACTTTGCCGTCAAAATCTACGGCGAGCTTGGCCAGGCCTATCCGGGCAAGCGCATCGTGATCGCCGAGTTTGGCTGGCCGAGTGCCGGTCCCAACCGCAACGACGCATTGCCCGACTCGCTGACGCAGGCCGCGGTGCTGCGCAATTTCGTCAACCGGGCCGACGAGCTTGGCATCGAGTACAACATCATCGAAGCCTACGATCAGCCCTGGAAGGCCAGGACCGAAGGCGGCGTCGGTCCCTATTGGGGCTTCCTCGACGCCTCACGGCAGCCGAAGTTCTCCTGGACCGGGCCGATCCACAATCCCGACCACTGGAAGCTGACCACGATCGCGGTTGCGATTGGCGTTCTGCTGTCACTGCCGATCCTGGCGCTGGCGGCGGCCACCTTCGGCCAGGCGGTCCTGCTTGCAACTGCAGCCAACATTGCTGGCGCCTGGCTCGCCATCCTGTTCGCCTATTGGAACGGTCACTACTTCGTGCCGGGCGCGGCCTTCGCCTTCGGCCTCGCGATGGCGCTCCTGGTGCCAATGATCTTCGTGGCGCTGACCCGCATCGAGGACATCGCCGCGATCGCCTTCGGGGGCAAGCCCGCACGGCTGGTCACGGCGCCGCCTGTCGTCCCCGACCTGCCCAATCCGCCAAAGGTGTCGATCCACATCCCGGCCTATCGCGAGCCGCCGGAGATGCTGAAGCTCACCCTCGATTCGGTGGCGCGGCTGAACTACCCGAACTTCGAATGCGTGCTGGTGATCAACAACACGCCGGATCCGGCGATGTGGCAGCCAGTGGAAGAGCACTGCAAAAAGCTCGGCGAGCGCTTCAAGTTCATCCGCGAGGACAAGCTTGAGGGCTTCAAGGCCGGAGCGTTGCGGCTCGCGCTGACCCGCACCGCGGAGGACGCTGAGATCATCGGCATCCTCGATGCGGACTACACCGTGCAGGCTGACTGGCTGAAGGATCTGGTGCCGCTGTTTACCGATCCCAAGGTCGGCCTGGTTCAGGCTCCTCAGGATCATCGCGATGCCAACCGCAGCGTGATGCACGAAGCGATGAACGGCGAGTATGCCGGTTTCTTCGACATCGGCATGGTGCAGCGGAACGAGCACAACGCCATTGTCACCCACGGCACCATGTGCCTGATCCGGCGCGAGGCGATGATCGCGGCCGGCAACTGGTCGAGCGACACGATCTGCGAGGACACGGATTTAGGACTCACCATCCTCGAACTCGGCTGGACCTCGCACTACACCAACCGCCGCTACGGCCACGGCCTGCTGCCGGACAGCTACCAGGGCTACAAGCGCCAGCGCGATCGCTGGGCCTATGGCGGCTTCCAGATCATGAAGAAGCACTGGCGCCGGTTCCTGCCGGGCCGCAGCAACCTGACGAGCGAACAGAAGCGCGAATTCCTGCTCGGCTGGATGGGCTGGCTCGGTGCTGAAAGCATCGGCGTGCTGATGGCGGCGCTCAACCTAATCTGGATCATACTCGCGCCGCCGCTGTGGCTTGCCTACGACTACCTCCAGGGGCGGCCAATCAAGGGCTTCTGGACGGAGATCCACGGCAAGGTCGTCGCGGTGGTGCCCGACCAGGTCCTGACGCTGCCGATCCTCACCACCTTCGCGGTTGCGGTCATTCATTTCGTGTCGCTGTATCGCCTGCGGGTTTCGATCAAGCCCCGCCAGATGCTGAGCTCGGTGATCGCCGCGATGGCACTGCAGTGGTCGGTCGCGCGCGCCGTCGGCACGGGCATCGTGAAGGACGGCCTGCCCTTCGTCGTCACCGCCAAGGGCGGCGCCACCCGGCGTCGCTCGGAATTTCCCGCGTTCTGGGAAGCGGTGCTGGGCACGCTGCTGATCACCATCGCGATCCTGCTCTACGTCACCAACTTCAACCGGGTGTATCAAGCCAACCTGTTCGCCGCGGCCCTCGCCGTTCAGGCACTCCCGTTCCTGTCATCGGTGGCCATGGCGTTGCTTGAAAGAAGCCGAATCAATGAGTTCGCGTTCTGGCGCGGACTGGAAAACATCGTCATCGATATGCGTCCGCGGCGTTCGGCGATTGCGGCGCAACCGGCACCTGCGCCCGTTCCGGCCGAAGAGCGGCGTGTCATCGAACCGACGCACTGA
- a CDS encoding glycoside hydrolase family 17 protein, which produces MHKPVSLFTLAAFAIVVCWWWLGAAVPMPPSPLDPGEKLYCVSYAPFRGTQTPLDPSMRVEAWQIEEDLTQLAKVTDCVRTYSVDVGLDQIPEIAQRHGLKVLLGIWVSSHSDRTQYQIETGVKLANQFPDTIRAVVVGNEALLRGEIAAPKLREYIESVKRQVKAPVTYADVWEFWQRNRELSSAVDFVTVHILPYWEDDPVSAARAADHVGTIRKLVAQDFPGKEILIGEFGWPSAGRMREGALPSPSTQARVLADVLKRSKQDGFRVNLIEAFDQPWKRYLEGTVGGHWGIHDDATRQPKFTWGAPVSNHPNWVWQAGGGVALAAVMFVVAALAARRKDGVPTSAWLAIALSAVSGGVFIGWTVENIPVESLGIWAWIRSLAFAAVSIGLPITSAASLAMSRHVPAFGEVIGPRSQRLHGGLAVLLGALLIGLTVLAIQSALALSFDPRYLDFPFAPMTGAVVPVLLVSLVAPRVAGRRPLAEIAAAVVLAMCAAFIVWNETLANWQALWFAATLVALAVSLVRARAAPG; this is translated from the coding sequence ATGCATAAACCTGTCAGTCTGTTCACCTTGGCGGCCTTCGCGATCGTCGTATGCTGGTGGTGGCTCGGCGCCGCGGTTCCGATGCCGCCGTCGCCGCTCGATCCCGGCGAGAAGCTTTATTGTGTTTCCTATGCGCCATTTCGCGGCACGCAGACACCGCTCGATCCCTCGATGCGAGTCGAAGCATGGCAGATCGAGGAAGATCTGACGCAACTCGCCAAAGTGACCGATTGCGTGCGCACCTATTCGGTCGACGTCGGGCTCGATCAGATTCCAGAGATCGCGCAGCGGCACGGCCTGAAGGTGCTGCTCGGAATTTGGGTTTCGAGTCATTCCGACCGTACGCAGTATCAGATCGAAACCGGCGTCAAGCTCGCCAATCAATTCCCCGACACGATTCGCGCCGTGGTGGTCGGCAATGAAGCGTTGCTGCGCGGGGAGATCGCGGCGCCGAAGCTTCGCGAATACATTGAGAGTGTGAAGCGGCAGGTGAAGGCACCCGTCACCTACGCGGATGTGTGGGAGTTCTGGCAGCGCAATCGAGAGCTATCGAGTGCAGTCGATTTCGTCACCGTGCACATCCTGCCGTACTGGGAAGACGATCCGGTTTCGGCAGCCAGGGCCGCCGATCATGTCGGCACGATCCGCAAGCTGGTCGCCCAGGATTTTCCCGGCAAGGAAATCCTCATTGGCGAATTCGGCTGGCCCAGCGCCGGGCGAATGCGCGAAGGCGCGTTACCATCTCCTTCGACACAAGCGCGCGTGCTGGCCGATGTGCTCAAGCGCAGCAAGCAGGATGGCTTTCGCGTCAACCTGATCGAAGCCTTCGACCAGCCATGGAAGCGCTATCTCGAGGGTACGGTCGGCGGCCACTGGGGCATTCACGACGACGCGACACGCCAGCCCAAATTTACATGGGGCGCGCCGGTGTCGAACCATCCGAATTGGGTTTGGCAGGCGGGGGGCGGCGTCGCGCTGGCTGCGGTGATGTTCGTTGTGGCGGCGCTCGCGGCGCGTCGCAAAGACGGTGTGCCGACCAGCGCCTGGCTTGCGATCGCGTTGAGCGCAGTGTCGGGAGGCGTCTTCATCGGCTGGACCGTCGAGAATATTCCGGTCGAAAGCCTGGGGATTTGGGCTTGGATACGGTCGCTCGCCTTTGCCGCGGTTTCGATCGGCCTGCCGATCACGAGCGCCGCGAGCCTCGCAATGTCGCGCCATGTGCCGGCGTTCGGCGAGGTGATCGGCCCGCGTTCGCAGCGCCTGCACGGCGGGTTGGCCGTATTGCTGGGAGCCCTCTTGATCGGTCTGACGGTGCTGGCCATCCAGTCGGCGCTCGCGCTGTCTTTCGACCCGCGCTATCTCGACTTTCCGTTTGCGCCGATGACCGGAGCAGTGGTGCCTGTTTTGTTGGTGTCCTTGGTCGCGCCGCGCGTTGCGGGACGCCGACCACTCGCCGAGATCGCGGCAGCCGTTGTGCTTGCCATGTGTGCTGCGTTCATCGTCTGGAACGAGACGCTCGCCAACTGGCAGGCGCTGTGGTTTGCGGCAACCCTGGTCGCGCTTGCGGTCAGCCTCGTGCGGGCGCGGGCCGCGCCAGGCTGA
- a CDS encoding SPOR domain-containing protein, whose translation MSLVVAVYAGSTNAGVDRARYAAQQFREMVAPTGAQAARPLDANEGRRLADTVRLLSADRERLLARIEALEHNVDDMTGSITRVERSVRIAAAPVEQLQPFAPPTSPPVAMTAPQTVAPAKPPMPQVSAPPPRPQVAAAPPPAAAGRPVEEFTSTLSGPDATSLEPVPPASSEPNTTSVTKRQFGLDLGGSTSEEAARASWSTAVRRHGNLLQGLQPIVVPRDRPRGGTEYRLVAGPIADASKAARFCAAITSMGGVCQPAMYDGARVAGR comes from the coding sequence GTGTCTCTGGTCGTGGCGGTCTATGCCGGCTCGACGAATGCCGGTGTTGACCGCGCCCGGTACGCCGCTCAGCAGTTTCGCGAAATGGTCGCGCCGACCGGCGCCCAGGCCGCACGTCCGCTCGACGCCAATGAGGGCCGCCGGCTGGCCGACACAGTCCGCCTTCTTTCTGCTGATCGGGAGCGCCTGCTCGCCCGGATCGAAGCTCTGGAGCACAATGTCGACGACATGACCGGCTCGATCACGCGGGTTGAACGGTCCGTGCGGATTGCGGCCGCCCCGGTCGAGCAGTTGCAACCCTTTGCTCCGCCGACATCGCCTCCGGTTGCGATGACGGCGCCGCAGACCGTCGCGCCAGCGAAGCCGCCGATGCCGCAAGTCAGCGCCCCCCCTCCAAGGCCGCAGGTCGCAGCCGCTCCACCTCCGGCGGCGGCCGGCAGGCCCGTCGAGGAGTTCACGTCGACGCTTTCGGGACCGGATGCCACGTCGCTTGAACCCGTGCCGCCCGCCAGTTCAGAGCCCAACACCACGAGCGTGACCAAACGGCAGTTCGGCCTCGACCTGGGCGGCAGCACTTCGGAAGAAGCCGCGCGCGCAAGCTGGAGCACGGCCGTGCGCCGTCACGGCAACCTGCTGCAGGGCCTGCAGCCCATCGTGGTGCCACGCGACCGCCCTCGCGGCGGCACGGAGTACCGGCTGGTGGCCGGTCCGATCGCCGACGCGTCCAAGGCGGCGCGCTTCTGCGCGGCGATCACGTCAATGGGCGGCGTCTGCCAGCCCGCGATGTACGACGGGGCTCGGGTCGCGGGCCGCTGA
- the glmU gene encoding bifunctional UDP-N-acetylglucosamine diphosphorylase/glucosamine-1-phosphate N-acetyltransferase GlmU, with amino-acid sequence MSNRTCLAIVLAAGEGTRMRSSLPKVLHRVAGRSLVAHVLHALRGAGGGQTAVVVGPDREDVAAEARREMPGAEIFVQRERRGTAHAVLAARAALEKGADDVLIVFGDTPLILPQTLAKLRQALADGAAVAVLGFKPADPTGYGRLVTQGSELLAIVEHADATEAQRAIALCNGGLMAFDGKQALSILDKIGNGNRKGEFYLTDAVAIARQMGLRAVALEVAEDEVSGINTKAQLAEAEAVTQRRLRQQAMEAGVTLVAPETVHLCIDTKFGKDVTVEPFVVFGAGVTVEDGATIRSFSHLQGALVGQSATVGPYARLRPGARLEADVHIGNFVEVKEALIEQGAKANHLAYIGDARVGAGSNIGAGTITCNYDGESKHRTDIGKGAFIGSNSSLVAPVTIGDGAYIGSGSVITANVPADALALGRGRQTVKEGWAQRLRNLKSLVKKKA; translated from the coding sequence ATGAGCAACCGAACCTGTCTGGCCATTGTGCTTGCCGCCGGCGAGGGCACACGAATGCGCTCGTCGTTGCCAAAGGTCCTGCACAGGGTGGCGGGCCGGTCTCTGGTCGCACACGTGCTGCATGCTTTGCGCGGTGCGGGCGGTGGACAGACCGCGGTGGTGGTCGGGCCCGACCGCGAGGACGTCGCCGCTGAGGCGCGGCGGGAGATGCCTGGCGCGGAGATTTTCGTGCAGCGCGAGCGGCGCGGCACCGCGCACGCGGTGCTGGCGGCGCGCGCTGCGCTAGAAAAGGGCGCCGACGATGTCCTGATCGTGTTCGGCGATACGCCGCTGATCCTGCCGCAGACGCTGGCGAAGCTCAGGCAAGCTTTGGCGGACGGCGCTGCGGTCGCGGTGCTCGGCTTCAAGCCTGCCGATCCCACCGGCTACGGCCGGCTTGTGACGCAAGGGAGCGAACTCCTCGCGATCGTCGAGCATGCCGATGCAACGGAAGCACAGCGCGCCATCGCACTCTGCAATGGTGGGCTGATGGCCTTCGATGGGAAGCAGGCGCTGTCGATTTTGGACAAGATCGGCAACGGCAATCGCAAGGGTGAATTCTATCTGACCGATGCGGTGGCAATCGCGCGCCAAATGGGCCTGCGCGCGGTGGCCCTCGAAGTGGCGGAGGATGAAGTGAGCGGCATCAACACCAAGGCGCAACTGGCGGAGGCCGAGGCTGTCACGCAGCGGCGATTGCGGCAACAGGCGATGGAGGCGGGTGTCACCCTGGTCGCGCCCGAGACGGTGCACCTGTGCATCGACACAAAATTCGGTAAAGACGTCACCGTCGAGCCGTTCGTGGTGTTTGGCGCCGGTGTCACCGTCGAGGACGGCGCCACGATCCGCTCGTTCTCGCACCTGCAGGGTGCCCTTGTCGGACAGAGCGCCACAGTCGGGCCTTACGCGCGGCTGCGCCCAGGCGCCAGGCTCGAAGCCGACGTACACATCGGCAACTTCGTCGAGGTGAAGGAGGCGCTGATCGAGCAGGGCGCCAAGGCCAATCACCTGGCTTACATCGGCGACGCCCGGGTCGGCGCGGGCTCCAACATCGGCGCCGGCACGATCACCTGCAATTATGACGGCGAGTCCAAGCACCGCACTGACATCGGCAAGGGCGCCTTCATCGGTTCGAATTCATCGCTGGTTGCACCGGTGACCATCGGTGACGGCGCCTATATCGGCTCGGGCTCGGTGATTACGGCCAACGTGCCAGCCGATGCGCTTGCGCTCGGACGTGGCAGACAAACCGTTAAGGAGGGCTGGGCCCAGCGCCTTCGCAACCTCAAGTCGTTGGTCAAAAAGAAGGCATAA
- the glmS gene encoding glutamine--fructose-6-phosphate transaminase (isomerizing), with protein sequence MCGIVGILGHEPVAGQLVDALKRLEYRGYDSAGVATLEAGALTRRRAEGKLRNLEGRLRDAPLSGTIGIGHTRWATHGKPSESNAHPHATDRIAVVHNGIIENFRELREQLEKSGAKFASETDTEVVAHLVTDEMKKGKNPVDAVAAALPRLRGAFALAFLFAGEEDLLIGARKGSPLAVGHGDGEMFLGSDAIALAPFTDTISYLEDGDWAVVTRKGVQVRDATGKIVERAVLKSNASAFLVDKGNHRHFMAKEIHEQPEVVGHTLAHYLDMAAERVSLPMTLPFDFKKIERVAISACGTAYYAGLVAKYWFERFARLPVEIDVASEFRYREAPFSPGNLALFVSQSGETADTLATLRYAKEQKQHVLSVVNVPTSTIARESDVVMPTLAGPEIGVASTKAFTCQLATLLCLTIAAGRARGVLSTEDERNLVRAMIEVPRHISEALRLEPQIEALSRDLVKAKDVLYLGRGTAYPLALEGALKLKEISYIHAEGYAAGELKHGPIALIDENMPVVVVAPFDKSARREGVFEKTVSNMQEVAARGGKIILITDPHGAKEAAALSLSTLVLPDVATTVTPIVYAIPVQLMAYHTAVNMGTDVDQPRNLAKSVTVE encoded by the coding sequence TTGTGCGGGATTGTTGGGATTCTCGGTCATGAGCCGGTGGCGGGGCAACTCGTCGACGCGCTCAAGCGGCTCGAATATCGCGGCTACGATTCGGCGGGCGTTGCCACGCTGGAAGCGGGCGCGCTGACGCGCCGTCGCGCCGAGGGCAAGCTTCGCAACCTCGAAGGCCGGCTGCGCGACGCGCCGCTGAGCGGCACCATCGGCATCGGTCACACCCGCTGGGCGACTCACGGGAAACCGTCGGAGAGCAACGCCCATCCGCATGCCACCGACCGCATCGCCGTCGTCCATAACGGGATCATCGAGAATTTCCGCGAACTGCGCGAGCAGCTTGAGAAAAGCGGAGCCAAGTTCGCAAGCGAGACCGACACCGAGGTCGTGGCCCATCTCGTCACCGACGAGATGAAGAAAGGCAAGAATCCGGTCGACGCCGTTGCGGCGGCGCTGCCGCGGCTGCGCGGCGCCTTCGCGCTGGCATTCCTGTTCGCGGGCGAAGAGGATCTCCTGATTGGCGCCCGCAAGGGCTCGCCGTTGGCGGTGGGCCACGGCGATGGCGAGATGTTCCTGGGCTCGGACGCGATTGCGCTTGCCCCGTTCACCGACACCATCAGCTATCTCGAAGACGGCGACTGGGCCGTGGTGACGCGCAAGGGCGTCCAGGTGCGCGATGCCACCGGCAAGATCGTCGAGCGTGCGGTGCTGAAGTCCAACGCCTCTGCGTTCCTGGTCGACAAGGGCAACCACCGCCATTTCATGGCCAAGGAAATCCACGAGCAGCCGGAAGTTGTCGGCCACACGCTCGCGCACTATCTCGACATGGCGGCCGAGCGGGTCTCGCTGCCGATGACGCTGCCGTTCGACTTCAAGAAGATCGAGCGGGTGGCGATCTCGGCCTGCGGCACTGCCTACTATGCCGGCCTTGTCGCCAAGTACTGGTTCGAGCGTTTTGCGCGGTTGCCGGTGGAAATCGACGTCGCCTCGGAATTCCGCTACCGCGAGGCGCCGTTCTCACCGGGCAATCTCGCGCTGTTTGTCTCTCAGTCAGGCGAGACCGCCGATACGCTGGCGACGCTCCGCTACGCCAAAGAGCAGAAGCAGCACGTCCTTTCGGTCGTTAACGTGCCGACTTCGACCATCGCGCGCGAGAGCGATGTGGTGATGCCGACCCTTGCCGGTCCCGAGATTGGCGTGGCGTCGACCAAGGCCTTCACCTGTCAGCTCGCGACGCTGCTGTGTCTGACGATCGCAGCGGGCAGGGCGCGTGGGGTGCTCTCAACGGAAGACGAGCGCAATCTCGTCCGCGCCATGATCGAGGTGCCGCGGCACATCTCCGAGGCGCTCCGGCTCGAGCCGCAGATCGAGGCGTTGTCACGCGATCTCGTGAAAGCCAAGGACGTGCTCTACCTCGGTCGCGGTACGGCTTATCCGCTGGCGTTGGAAGGTGCTTTGAAGCTGAAAGAAATCTCGTATATCCACGCCGAAGGCTACGCAGCGGGCGAACTCAAGCACGGGCCGATCGCATTGATCGACGAGAACATGCCGGTGGTCGTGGTGGCGCCTTTCGATAAAAGCGCTCGGCGCGAGGGCGTGTTCGAGAAGACCGTTTCAAACATGCAGGAGGTCGCGGCGCGTGGCGGCAAGATCATCCTGATCACCGATCCGCACGGCGCCAAGGAAGCCGCGGCACTGTCTCTGTCCACCTTGGTGCTGCCCGACGTGGCGACCACGGTTACACCCATCGTCTATGCCATTCCGGTGCAACTGATGGCCTATCATACGGCCGTGAACATGGGCACCGATGTCGACCAGCCGCGCAACCTTGCGAAGTCGGTGACGGTTGAGTGA
- a CDS encoding DUF502 domain-containing protein — MSPSDDKPVLPPAMTASDIAPAPPTHGPLGRLRNYFLTGLILVGPIYITVNLTWWLVNWVDGQMRPFIPISLRTETYLPFRVPGYGVIIALSALTLLGFLTANLVGRTLVEFGESLLNRMPIVRPIYKTMKQIFETLFSKSGGGFGKVALAEFPAGMWSVVFLASPPTPDVASRLPGQEFVSCFLPCTPNPTTGFFFYAPRNQVIELDITVEQAMTLIMSAGMAQPNAEAQKKLAALVENGRAKAATVAPPTAPVP, encoded by the coding sequence ATGAGTCCGTCCGACGATAAGCCCGTTTTGCCGCCCGCGATGACCGCCTCGGACATTGCACCGGCACCGCCCACTCACGGGCCGCTTGGCCGGCTGCGCAATTACTTCCTCACAGGCTTGATCCTGGTCGGACCGATCTACATCACCGTAAATTTGACGTGGTGGCTGGTGAACTGGGTGGACGGGCAGATGCGGCCGTTCATTCCCATCAGCTTGCGCACCGAAACTTATCTGCCGTTCCGGGTCCCGGGCTATGGCGTGATCATTGCGCTGTCCGCGCTGACGCTGCTGGGCTTCCTCACCGCAAACCTTGTCGGCCGTACGCTGGTCGAATTCGGCGAGAGCCTTTTGAACCGCATGCCGATCGTGCGGCCGATCTACAAAACGATGAAACAGATATTCGAGACGCTGTTCTCGAAGTCTGGCGGGGGCTTCGGCAAGGTGGCGCTCGCGGAGTTTCCGGCCGGAATGTGGTCGGTAGTGTTCCTGGCATCGCCTCCGACCCCGGACGTTGCATCGCGGTTGCCGGGCCAAGAGTTTGTGTCGTGCTTTCTGCCGTGCACGCCGAACCCGACCACTGGATTCTTCTTCTACGCGCCGCGCAACCAGGTGATCGAACTCGACATCACGGTGGAGCAGGCGATGACATTGATCATGTCGGCCGGCATGGCGCAGCCCAATGCCGAGGCGCAGAAGAAGCTCGCGGCCCTGGTTGAAAACGGCCGGGCGAAAGCCGCCACGGTCGCACCTCCCACCGCGCCGGTGCCGTAG